A single genomic interval of Helianthus annuus cultivar XRQ/B chromosome 6, HanXRQr2.0-SUNRISE, whole genome shotgun sequence harbors:
- the LOC118479505 gene encoding uncharacterized protein LOC118479505, whose translation MLYGRKCRTPVCWGEVGQREIASKEVVAKTNEKIDMVRSRIKAAQDRQKSYADRRSRPIEFQVGDHVLLKVSPWKGIIHFRKRGKLGPRYIGLFKILARVGAVAYQLELPPALDGIHNTFHVSQLRKCLADETAYVPMDDIEVDKKLNYVERPVAIKDFKVKHLRNKSVRQVLVQWQHRKGSDLTWEAEDDMQKHYPESFGT comes from the coding sequence ATGCTTTATGGAAGGAAATGTAGGACCCCAGTTTGTTGGGGGGAAGTGGGTCAACGAGAAATCGCGTCAAAAGAAGTAGTGGCCAAGACGAATGAAAAAATAGATATGGTTAGATCAAGAATAAAAGCAGCGCAAGATAGACAAAAGTCTTATGCGGATCGACGAAGTCGGCCAAttgaatttcaagtgggagatcaTGTATTACTAAAGGTCTCTCCATGGAAAGGAATAATCCATTTTCGTAAACGCGGGAAGTTAGGTCCTCGATACATCGGGCTATTCAAAATACTCGCCCGGGTCGGGGCGGTGGCATATCAGTTAGAATTACCACCCGCGCTGGATGGGATTCATAACACCTTTCATGTGTCGCAGTTGCGAAAGTGCCTTGCGGATGAGACGGCATACGTGCCTATGGATGACATTGAAGTGGATAAGAAGTTGAATTATGTTGAAAGGCCCGTCGCAATTAAAGATTTTAAAGTGAAGCACCTCCGAAACAAATCCGTTCGACAAGTGTTGGTTCAATGGCAACACCGGAAGGGATCGGATCTCACATGGGAAGCGGAGGATGATATGCAAAAGCACTACCCGGAATCATTTGGTACGTag